The following are encoded together in the Cynocephalus volans isolate mCynVol1 chromosome 4, mCynVol1.pri, whole genome shotgun sequence genome:
- the LOC134375974 gene encoding olfactory receptor 2A12-like, translated as MSQKNFSTVTELVLLGFSNHPQAEVPLFLLFSLVYMVNIFGNTAVIVLVIIDSCLQTPMYFFLCHLAFLNIIYTTAVVPKMLFNLLAFKKVISYKLCLAQTYISLFMGASECIILAIMALDRYVAICYPLRYLVIMNWSTCVQLAVGAWTISFFASVVPLSFTIAPFCGPYIIDHIFCEVPVLLHMVCGDTSLQETMTVVGASGTLLLPFLLILLSYLHILVAVMRMHSAEGRKKAFSTCSSHLTVVTIYYGTGMFMYMRPKSLYSAEGDKLISLFYAVINPALNPLIYSLRNKEVKKALKRVLERWTVSQRQKIAS; from the coding sequence ATGTCTCAGAAAAATTTCAGCACCGTCACTGAGCTGGTCCTTCTAGGATTTTCCAATCACCCCCAGGCTGAGGtgcccctcttcctccttttctctctggttTACATGGTCAATATCTTTGGAAACACAGCAGttattgttttggttataatTGATTCCTGTCTCCAGacacccatgtattttttcctatgTCACTTGGCCTTTCTCAACATAATTTACACCACAGCTGTGGTGCCCAAGATGCTCTTCAACCTCCTTGCTTTCAAGAAAGTCATCTCTTACAAACTCTGCCTTGCCCAGACCTACATCTCCCTGTTCATGGGAGCCTCCGAGTGCATTATTTTAGCGATCATGGCTCTGGACCGCTACGTGGCCATTTGTTACCCTCTGCGGTACCTGGTAATCATGAACTGGTCTACGTGTGTGCAGCTGGCTGTGGGAGCCTGGACCATCAGCTTCTTTGCCTCAGTGGTACCCCTCTCATTTACCATAGCTCCCTTCTGTGGCCCTTACATAATTGACCATATTTTTTGTGAGGTACCTGTTCTTCTTCATATGGTCTGTGGTGACACATCCTTGCAGGAGACTATGACGGTGGTAGGAGCATCTGGTACACTCTTACTCCCCTTCCTCCTGATTCTCCTCTCCTACCTGCATATACTGGTTGCTGTGATGAGGATGCACTCAGCTGAGGGTAGGAAAAAAGCTTTCTCTACCTGCAGCTCTCATCTGACTGTGGTGACCATTTATTATGGGACAGGGATGTTCATGTACATGAGGCCCAAATCTCTATATTCAGCTGAAGGTGATAAATTGATTTCCTTATTCTATGCAGTTATCAATCCTGCCTTGAACCCTCTAATTTATAGCCTGAGGAACAAGGAAGTGAAAAAAGCCTTGAAGCGAGTCTTAGAGAGATGGACAGTGTCCCAAAGGCAGAAGATAGCATCTTGA